A stretch of Stenotrophomonas indicatrix DNA encodes these proteins:
- the pgsA gene encoding CDP-diacylglycerol--glycerol-3-phosphate 3-phosphatidyltransferase — protein sequence MTLTLPTWLTLLRIVMIPVLVLVFYLPYTWTNFASAAIFGLAAITDWLDGWIARRYGLESAFGAFLDPVADKLMVAVALFLIVQGHPTPWMAFWAAVIVGREIAVSALREWMAELGQRAKVRVAMIGKVKTTAQMVALLCLLYSVAPNVPVDDIWMGPPVFHIGDWTLAIAAVLTLWSGLQYLHAAWPSLRDDERAARERSRQKKLGN from the coding sequence ATGACGTTGACCCTGCCCACCTGGCTGACCCTGTTGCGGATCGTGATGATCCCGGTGCTGGTGCTGGTGTTCTACCTGCCCTACACCTGGACCAACTTCGCATCGGCGGCGATCTTCGGCCTGGCCGCGATCACCGACTGGCTCGATGGCTGGATCGCGCGTCGCTACGGCCTGGAGTCGGCGTTCGGCGCCTTCCTCGACCCGGTCGCGGACAAGCTGATGGTGGCGGTGGCGCTGTTCCTTATCGTGCAGGGGCATCCGACCCCGTGGATGGCGTTCTGGGCGGCGGTGATCGTCGGCCGCGAGATCGCGGTGTCGGCGCTGCGCGAGTGGATGGCCGAACTCGGCCAGCGTGCCAAGGTGCGGGTGGCGATGATCGGCAAGGTCAAGACCACCGCGCAGATGGTCGCGCTGCTGTGCCTGCTGTATTCGGTGGCGCCGAACGTTCCGGTCGACGACATCTGGATGGGCCCGCCGGTATTCCATATCGGTGACTGGACCCTGGCCATTGCCGCGGTGCTGACCCTGTGGTCGGGCCTGCAGTACCTGCACGCCGCCTGGCCCAGCCTGCGTGACGACGAGCGCGCCGCGCGCGAGCGTTCGCGGCAGAAGAAGCTGGGCAACTGA
- the kdsB gene encoding 3-deoxy-manno-octulosonate cytidylyltransferase — translation MTDFVVAIPARYAASRLPGKPLRLLGGEPMVLHVARRALQAGAGEVWVATDDQRIADALSGLAEVKVAMTAASHASGTDRLAECARIAGWSDDTVVVNLQGDEPFAPAAGIRAVAEALVAGSAPMSTLATPVEDAHTLFDPNVVKLVRNVRNEALYFSRAPIAWHRDGFARSRDTLPEGHQWLRHIGIYGYRAGFLQQFASMRPGTLEQVESLEQLRVLEAGYPIAVAISPEPFPPGIDTPEDLQRAETLLQAMAAR, via the coding sequence ATGACCGACTTCGTTGTTGCCATCCCGGCCCGCTATGCCGCTTCGCGGCTGCCGGGCAAGCCGCTGCGCCTGCTGGGCGGAGAACCCATGGTGCTGCATGTGGCGCGCCGCGCGCTGCAGGCCGGCGCAGGTGAGGTATGGGTCGCGACCGACGACCAGCGCATTGCCGACGCATTGTCCGGCCTGGCGGAAGTGAAGGTGGCGATGACCGCTGCCTCGCACGCCTCGGGTACCGATCGCCTAGCCGAGTGCGCGCGCATCGCGGGCTGGTCCGATGACACCGTGGTGGTCAACCTGCAGGGCGATGAACCGTTCGCGCCGGCTGCCGGCATCCGCGCCGTGGCCGAGGCACTGGTGGCGGGCAGCGCACCGATGTCGACCCTGGCCACGCCGGTCGAGGATGCCCACACGTTGTTCGACCCCAACGTGGTCAAGCTGGTGCGCAACGTGCGCAACGAGGCCCTGTACTTCAGCCGTGCGCCCATCGCCTGGCATCGCGATGGCTTCGCCCGCAGCCGCGACACCCTGCCCGAAGGCCATCAGTGGCTGCGCCACATCGGCATCTATGGCTACCGTGCCGGTTTCCTGCAGCAGTTCGCCTCGATGCGGCCGGGCACGCTGGAACAGGTGGAATCGCTGGAGCAGTTGCGCGTGCTGGAAGCAGGCTACCCGATTGCCGTGGCGATCTCGCCCGAACCCTTCCCGCCGGGCATCGACACCCCTGAAGACCTGCAGCGCGCCGAAACGCTGCTGCAGGCGATGGCCGCGCGATGA
- the lpxK gene encoding tetraacyldisaccharide 4'-kinase codes for MAGKGTQTPPYWYDGSPAPWPMRLLAPLYAGVTALRRRLYRRGWRKRHALAVPVIVVGNITAGGTGKTPLTIALVERLRAAGWKPGVASRGYGREQADKARWVEADTPTALGGDEPVLIAWKTGVPVRVDSDRVAAGKALIAAGCDVIVCDDGLQHYRLARDIEIEVVDAQRRYGNGRMIPAGPLREPVSRAAECDFRVVNLGQADGAAAAQACGFGQWPMALHIDSAQPLAGGRARPLSYFAGQRVHAVAGIAHPQRFFDMLRARAIGVVPHAFADHHAYQPQDLSFGSQLPVLMTEKDAVKCRAFANDWQYAVPLRAEMPAAFWIALTDRLDKLRPN; via the coding sequence ATGGCGGGCAAAGGTACCCAGACCCCGCCGTACTGGTACGACGGCAGCCCGGCTCCGTGGCCGATGCGACTGCTGGCGCCGCTGTATGCCGGCGTCACCGCGCTGCGCCGGCGCCTGTACCGGCGTGGCTGGCGCAAGCGCCATGCGCTGGCGGTGCCGGTCATCGTGGTTGGCAACATCACCGCCGGCGGCACCGGCAAGACGCCGCTGACCATCGCCCTGGTCGAGCGCCTGCGGGCCGCGGGCTGGAAGCCCGGTGTCGCCAGCCGCGGCTACGGCCGTGAGCAAGCGGACAAGGCACGTTGGGTGGAAGCCGATACGCCGACTGCCCTGGGGGGCGACGAGCCGGTGCTGATCGCCTGGAAGACCGGCGTGCCCGTACGCGTGGACAGTGACCGCGTGGCAGCGGGCAAGGCATTGATCGCCGCCGGCTGCGACGTGATCGTCTGCGATGACGGCCTGCAGCACTACCGGCTGGCGCGCGACATCGAGATCGAGGTGGTTGATGCCCAGCGCCGCTATGGCAATGGCCGGATGATTCCCGCCGGCCCGCTGCGCGAGCCGGTCAGCCGCGCAGCGGAATGCGATTTCCGGGTGGTCAACCTGGGCCAGGCGGATGGAGCGGCGGCTGCCCAGGCCTGTGGCTTCGGCCAATGGCCGATGGCCCTGCACATCGACAGTGCACAGCCGCTGGCCGGCGGGCGCGCACGTCCCCTTTCGTACTTCGCGGGCCAGCGCGTGCATGCCGTGGCCGGCATCGCCCATCCGCAACGCTTCTTCGACATGCTGCGCGCGCGTGCGATCGGCGTGGTGCCGCACGCCTTCGCCGACCATCATGCTTACCAGCCGCAGGATCTGTCCTTTGGCAGCCAGTTGCCGGTGCTGATGACCGAAAAGGATGCCGTGAAGTGCCGCGCGTTCGCCAATGACTGGCAGTACGCGGTGCCGCTGCGTGCCGAGATGCCTGCTGCTTTCTGGATCGCGTTGACCGATCGCCTGGACAAGCTGCGACCGAACTGA
- a CDS encoding TolC family protein — MSTPQSRRSLLGFSLHEGGRVASRITFPAAFARRYGVVPRIVLGTGALLTSMMLVGCMSVPVPDLPDRVPAVWSQTAAGQGVAVDARQWWKVLADARLNALVDEAVAGNLDLRQATLRLQAVRLVSGTSDARFRPEISASAKQVQDAAAVDTYFHAGVEAIWDLGLFGAAESARLSAQAANGNAEALRDAAQVAVIADVVRSYLDLSVAQAQVDLLGRQQAVDARGEQLGLVRQRLHLDEPGELDRLRARRAATRAAIAQANENAGNASRALALLLGRDGPDPAWNAYRTPPQLSAFTLQQVPADLLRHRPQILLAEADVLQAAAEKGSARASMFPKLSLGGSILYAYNLTQNARSNSDSSPSIGPYIDIPLWDWGQRRARYQSDDKQLDAALLGYRKAVLQGVAEVEGALGSLARQDSSIQSLQVADEAARQQVVRQARQVQLGLSSEFDGLETQRAALSAQADLIGAQGARVLAFASLYRAVGGAPLPVEPEGDAQ, encoded by the coding sequence ATGTCCACTCCACAATCGCGGCGTAGCCTCCTCGGCTTCTCTCTCCACGAAGGCGGGCGGGTGGCCAGTCGCATCACTTTCCCGGCAGCGTTCGCGCGCCGGTATGGCGTCGTCCCGCGCATCGTCCTGGGTACCGGGGCGCTGCTGACCAGCATGATGCTGGTGGGCTGCATGTCGGTGCCGGTTCCCGATCTGCCTGATCGCGTGCCAGCAGTCTGGAGTCAGACCGCCGCAGGGCAGGGCGTAGCGGTCGACGCGCGGCAGTGGTGGAAGGTGCTGGCCGATGCGCGCTTGAACGCGCTGGTGGACGAGGCCGTCGCCGGCAATCTGGACCTGCGCCAGGCCACCCTGCGGTTGCAGGCGGTACGCCTGGTGTCGGGCACCTCCGATGCGCGCTTCCGTCCGGAAATCTCCGCCAGTGCCAAGCAGGTGCAGGACGCCGCCGCAGTCGACACGTACTTCCACGCCGGCGTTGAAGCGATCTGGGATCTTGGCCTGTTTGGCGCAGCGGAGAGTGCCCGTCTAAGCGCGCAAGCGGCCAACGGAAATGCCGAAGCACTGCGCGATGCGGCGCAGGTGGCGGTCATCGCTGATGTGGTGCGCAGCTACCTGGATCTTTCCGTCGCGCAGGCGCAGGTGGATCTGCTGGGCAGGCAGCAGGCCGTTGACGCACGTGGCGAGCAACTGGGCCTGGTACGGCAGCGCCTGCATCTGGACGAGCCCGGTGAACTGGATCGTCTGCGCGCGCGGCGGGCGGCCACGCGCGCGGCCATTGCGCAGGCGAATGAAAACGCGGGCAACGCCTCGCGCGCGTTGGCACTGCTGCTGGGTCGCGATGGTCCGGATCCGGCCTGGAATGCCTACCGCACGCCACCGCAGCTGAGCGCCTTCACCCTGCAGCAGGTACCCGCCGATCTGCTGCGCCATCGCCCGCAGATCCTGCTGGCCGAGGCCGATGTGCTGCAGGCTGCCGCCGAAAAGGGCAGTGCACGCGCGTCGATGTTCCCGAAACTGAGCCTGGGCGGTTCCATCCTTTACGCCTACAACCTGACCCAGAATGCTCGCTCCAATTCCGATTCCAGCCCATCGATCGGTCCCTACATCGATATCCCTCTGTGGGATTGGGGCCAACGTCGCGCGCGCTATCAATCCGACGACAAGCAGCTGGATGCAGCCTTGCTGGGGTATCGCAAGGCAGTGCTGCAGGGCGTGGCGGAAGTGGAGGGTGCACTGGGCAGCCTGGCCCGCCAGGACAGCAGCATCCAGTCGCTGCAGGTGGCCGACGAAGCAGCCCGGCAGCAGGTCGTACGACAGGCCCGGCAGGTGCAGCTTGGTCTTTCCAGTGAGTTCGACGGGTTGGAAACCCAGCGTGCCGCGCTGTCCGCGCAGGCCGACCTGATCGGCGCGCAGGGTGCTCGCGTACTTGCATTCGCATCGCTCTATCGCGCAGTGGGCGGTGCTCCCTTGCCAGTCGAGCCTGAAGGCGACGCGCAATGA
- the msbA gene encoding lipid A export permease/ATP-binding protein MsbA, translating into MSSHHAPVWPIYKRLLGYTRTYWVFMIGAVIAMVVEALAGYHFTKLMEPLVNRGFVNPEPRMAVILPLTILGLFLMRSVATWVSDYTLAKTGRSVVRDLREQVLQKYLHLPSSHFDAEATPVMVSRLNFDTEQVTQASADALKTVVADTLTIIAMLAVMLQMSVKVTLAMLVVVPLIGVIVSYVGKRYRRISRGIQDGMGTMAQTAEQSLAAQQEVKVHGTQQHEISRYSRLANRMLALNMKVEVTRAAASSVVQFLAALALAVIVWVSTREALAGKLNAGQFMGLMTSMMAIIPSLRRLTSVQTSISRGVAAAERLFGIIDMPVERDEGKHAVQRVRGELAFEHVMLRYREDSGIALDDISFVARPGTVTAIVGRSGSGKTSLIRLVPRFYEPNGGRILLDGVALDEYPLADLRRQVAIVGQKVMLFDDTIAANIAYGMDATDEQIRAAAEAANAWEFIARMPQQLQTPVGENGALLSGGQRQRLAIARAILRDAPILILDEATAALDNESERLVQDALQRLMPERTTLVIAHRLSTIEHADQVLVMDHGRIVERGTHQELLSMGGLYQHLHNMQFRERQD; encoded by the coding sequence ATGAGTTCCCATCACGCGCCAGTGTGGCCGATCTACAAACGACTGCTGGGCTATACCCGCACCTACTGGGTGTTCATGATCGGCGCGGTCATCGCGATGGTGGTCGAAGCCCTGGCCGGCTATCACTTCACCAAGCTGATGGAGCCGCTGGTCAACCGCGGGTTCGTCAACCCCGAGCCGCGCATGGCGGTGATCCTGCCGCTGACCATTCTCGGCCTGTTCCTGATGCGCAGCGTGGCCACCTGGGTCAGCGACTACACGCTGGCCAAGACCGGCCGCAGCGTGGTCCGCGACCTGCGTGAACAGGTGCTGCAGAAGTACCTGCACCTGCCGTCCTCGCATTTCGATGCCGAGGCGACGCCGGTGATGGTCAGCCGCCTGAACTTCGACACCGAACAGGTCACCCAGGCCAGTGCCGACGCGCTGAAGACCGTGGTGGCCGATACCCTGACCATCATCGCCATGCTGGCGGTGATGCTGCAGATGAGCGTCAAGGTGACCCTGGCGATGCTGGTGGTGGTGCCGCTGATCGGCGTGATCGTGTCCTACGTCGGCAAGCGCTACCGGCGCATCAGCCGCGGCATCCAGGACGGCATGGGCACCATGGCGCAGACCGCCGAGCAGTCGCTGGCCGCGCAGCAGGAAGTGAAGGTGCACGGCACCCAGCAGCACGAGATCTCGCGCTACTCGCGCCTGGCCAACCGCATGCTGGCGCTGAACATGAAGGTGGAAGTGACCCGCGCGGCGGCCTCCAGCGTGGTCCAGTTCCTGGCGGCGCTGGCGCTGGCAGTCATCGTCTGGGTATCCACCCGCGAGGCACTGGCCGGCAAGCTCAATGCGGGCCAGTTCATGGGCCTGATGACGTCGATGATGGCCATCATTCCGTCGCTGCGGCGGCTGACCAGCGTGCAGACTTCGATCTCGCGCGGTGTGGCTGCGGCCGAGCGCCTGTTCGGCATCATCGACATGCCGGTCGAGCGCGACGAGGGCAAGCACGCGGTGCAGCGCGTACGCGGCGAACTGGCCTTCGAGCACGTCATGCTGCGTTACCGTGAAGACAGTGGCATCGCCCTGGACGACATCAGCTTCGTTGCCAGGCCGGGCACGGTCACCGCCATCGTCGGTCGTTCCGGCAGCGGCAAGACCAGCCTGATCCGGCTGGTGCCGCGCTTCTACGAACCCAACGGTGGCCGCATCCTGCTCGACGGCGTTGCCCTGGATGAGTACCCGTTGGCCGATCTGCGCCGGCAGGTGGCCATCGTCGGCCAGAAGGTCATGCTGTTCGACGACACCATCGCGGCCAACATCGCCTACGGCATGGATGCCACCGACGAGCAGATCCGTGCAGCTGCCGAGGCGGCCAATGCCTGGGAGTTCATCGCACGCATGCCGCAGCAGCTGCAGACGCCGGTAGGCGAGAATGGCGCGCTGCTGTCCGGCGGCCAGCGCCAGCGCCTGGCGATCGCCCGCGCGATCCTGCGCGATGCACCGATCCTGATCCTGGACGAGGCTACCGCGGCGCTGGACAACGAATCCGAGCGCCTGGTGCAGGATGCGCTGCAGCGCTTGATGCCCGAGCGCACCACGCTGGTGATCGCGCATCGCCTGTCGACCATCGAGCATGCCGACCAGGTGCTGGTGATGGACCATGGCCGCATCGTTGAACGCGGCACCCACCAGGAGCTGCTGTCGATGGGCGGCCTGTACCAGCACCTGCACAACATGCAGTTCCGCGAAAGGCAGGACTGA
- a CDS encoding ABC transporter permease — MIALARKTLVYEWRRFLPVVLAMCFAGVLLIVQAALVLGIFGTAAIYVKASSADVWAGFAGTQSVNYGHAISADVENRLRMDPDVTRVEPYEWVDGEWRSSAQGAGNVSVYLSGISTAGDAMMFSRILSPDLRARLREPGAVIVDSADLDTLGVDLHRNRAWINGKAVRVVAAQPGLRGLGGVNVLASLDTARAIAGTDPHEGSTYFVAGTRSPELAARARDRLGASTGRATPVEFWTAPEFASRSQQYWLFDTGAGIAVLFMAVIVCFVGAVITNQSFAAVVAGSVREYATLNALGAGRYALARVVFEQAVLIGGVGMLLAAAFSAVVLMAAQTQRVPVQLTPMVVLGCVALVAVMAMLSSIMAVRSVVRSDPSLLLR; from the coding sequence ATGATCGCGCTTGCCCGCAAGACCCTGGTTTACGAGTGGCGCCGTTTCCTGCCGGTAGTGCTGGCCATGTGTTTCGCCGGCGTGCTGCTGATCGTGCAGGCGGCGCTGGTGCTGGGCATCTTCGGCACCGCCGCGATCTACGTGAAGGCATCCAGCGCCGATGTCTGGGCGGGCTTTGCCGGCACGCAGAGCGTGAACTACGGTCATGCGATCAGTGCAGATGTAGAGAATCGCCTGCGGATGGACCCGGATGTCACCCGCGTCGAACCCTACGAGTGGGTCGATGGCGAGTGGCGCTCCAGCGCACAGGGTGCCGGCAACGTGTCGGTGTATCTGTCCGGCATCTCCACGGCAGGCGACGCGATGATGTTCTCGCGCATCCTGTCGCCCGATCTGCGTGCGCGGTTGCGCGAACCCGGTGCGGTGATCGTCGACAGCGCGGACCTGGATACGCTGGGCGTCGATCTGCACCGCAACCGCGCGTGGATCAATGGCAAGGCCGTGCGTGTGGTTGCCGCGCAACCCGGCCTGCGTGGCCTTGGCGGCGTCAACGTGCTGGCGTCGTTGGATACCGCGCGTGCCATCGCCGGAACCGATCCGCATGAAGGCAGCACCTATTTCGTGGCGGGCACGCGCTCACCGGAGCTGGCCGCGCGCGCGCGCGATCGACTCGGTGCATCGACGGGCCGCGCCACGCCCGTCGAGTTCTGGACAGCGCCGGAGTTCGCCAGTCGTTCGCAGCAGTACTGGCTGTTCGATACCGGCGCCGGCATCGCAGTGCTGTTCATGGCGGTCATCGTCTGCTTCGTCGGCGCGGTGATCACCAACCAGTCATTTGCCGCAGTGGTGGCCGGGTCGGTACGCGAGTACGCCACCCTCAATGCGCTCGGCGCAGGCCGCTACGCGCTGGCCCGTGTGGTGTTCGAACAGGCCGTGCTGATCGGTGGTGTCGGCATGCTGCTGGCCGCAGCTTTCAGCGCGGTGGTGCTGATGGCCGCGCAGACCCAGCGCGTACCGGTACAGCTCACGCCGATGGTGGTTCTTGGCTGCGTGGCGCTGGTCGCGGTGATGGCCATGCTGTCGAGCATCATGGCGGTGCGCAGCGTCGTCCGTTCCGATCCATCGCTGCTGTTGCGTTGA
- the uvrC gene encoding excinuclease ABC subunit UvrC: protein MTVVPVPTFDGKAFAAQLSTAPGVYRMYAADDTLLYVGKARALRNRVGSYFNGSPKNARIMSMLSQIVRMDVTVTRSEAEALLLENQLIKSLSPRYNVSLRDDKTYPHVLLTREDWPRIALHRGPRAIPGRYFGPYPGVTAVRETLNLMHKLFKLRSCEDSVFRNRSRPCLQYQIGRCSAPCVELVPAADYAESVRRAAMFLEGKSDELTRELGEQMQVASEALEFEQAARLRDLITSLRSMQTRQYVDGRAADLDVLAVAMQGSQACVMLLAFRDGRNLGTRPFFPRTNGEESPDEVLAAFVSQYYIEFDPPREILLDREIPDADLIGSALSASAERKVQLKWNVRGERAGYLELASRNAQLTLATEINSRTAQHARSEALRVMLGLAEPVKRVECFDISHTMGEATVASCVVFDAAGPVRAQYRRFNISGIEPGDDYAAMRQAIDRRFRRAVEEQGVLPDVLLIDGGAGQLAQAQAALADLGVEDVLLVGVAKGVERRAGHEALVMPDGRELRPGAADPALQFIQQVRDEAHRFAITGHRGRRQKARMTSKLEDIPGIGPRRRASLLKHFGGLVGLKAAGEAEIAKVEGINDALAARIYANLHGLAAPDPAE from the coding sequence ATGACCGTTGTTCCTGTCCCGACCTTCGATGGCAAGGCATTCGCGGCCCAGCTGAGTACCGCCCCGGGCGTGTACCGCATGTACGCGGCCGACGACACGCTGTTGTACGTCGGCAAGGCCCGCGCGCTGCGCAACCGCGTGGGCAGCTATTTCAACGGCAGTCCGAAGAACGCGCGCATCATGTCGATGCTCTCGCAGATCGTGCGCATGGACGTGACCGTAACGCGCTCGGAAGCCGAAGCGCTGCTGCTGGAAAACCAGCTGATCAAGTCGCTGTCGCCGCGCTACAACGTGTCCCTGCGCGACGACAAGACCTATCCGCATGTGCTGCTGACCCGCGAAGACTGGCCGCGCATCGCCCTGCATCGTGGTCCACGTGCCATTCCTGGGCGCTATTTCGGGCCGTATCCCGGCGTCACCGCGGTGCGCGAGACGCTGAACCTGATGCACAAGCTGTTCAAGCTGCGCAGCTGCGAAGACAGCGTGTTCCGCAACCGCTCGCGGCCCTGCCTGCAGTATCAGATCGGACGCTGCAGCGCGCCGTGCGTGGAACTGGTGCCAGCAGCGGACTACGCCGAGTCGGTGCGCCGCGCGGCGATGTTCCTGGAAGGCAAGAGCGATGAGCTGACCCGGGAGCTCGGCGAGCAGATGCAGGTGGCCAGCGAAGCGCTGGAATTCGAGCAGGCCGCGCGACTGCGCGATCTGATTACTTCATTGCGCAGCATGCAGACCCGCCAGTACGTGGACGGCCGCGCGGCCGACCTCGACGTACTGGCGGTGGCCATGCAGGGCTCGCAGGCCTGCGTGATGCTGCTGGCCTTCCGTGATGGCCGCAACCTGGGCACCCGCCCGTTCTTTCCCCGCACCAACGGCGAGGAAAGCCCGGATGAAGTGCTGGCGGCCTTTGTCTCGCAGTACTACATCGAATTCGATCCACCGCGCGAGATCCTGCTTGACCGCGAAATTCCCGATGCCGATCTGATCGGTTCCGCACTGTCGGCCTCGGCCGAGCGCAAGGTGCAGCTGAAATGGAACGTCCGCGGCGAGCGCGCCGGCTACCTGGAATTGGCCAGCCGCAACGCGCAGTTGACCCTGGCCACCGAGATCAACAGCCGCACCGCGCAGCACGCGCGCAGCGAAGCGCTGCGGGTGATGCTGGGGCTGGCCGAACCGGTAAAGCGGGTGGAGTGCTTCGACATCAGCCACACCATGGGCGAAGCCACCGTGGCCTCCTGTGTGGTGTTCGATGCGGCCGGCCCGGTGCGTGCGCAGTACCGCCGCTTCAACATCAGTGGCATCGAGCCGGGCGATGACTACGCCGCGATGCGCCAGGCGATCGATCGCCGCTTCCGCCGCGCGGTGGAGGAGCAGGGCGTGCTGCCGGATGTGCTGCTGATCGACGGTGGCGCCGGCCAGCTGGCACAGGCCCAGGCGGCGCTGGCCGATCTGGGCGTGGAAGACGTGCTGCTGGTGGGCGTGGCCAAAGGCGTGGAACGCCGTGCCGGCCACGAAGCGCTGGTGATGCCCGATGGCCGCGAACTGCGCCCGGGTGCGGCCGATCCCGCCCTGCAGTTCATCCAACAGGTGCGCGATGAAGCGCACCGCTTCGCCATCACCGGCCATCGCGGGCGCCGGCAGAAGGCCCGGATGACCAGCAAACTGGAAGACATCCCCGGCATCGGGCCGCGACGGCGCGCCAGCCTGCTGAAGCATTTTGGCGGTCTGGTCGGCCTGAAAGCGGCCGGAGAAGCGGAAATTGCCAAGGTGGAAGGCATCAATGACGCCCTCGCAGCGCGCATCTACGCTAACCTGCACGGGTTGGCCGCGCCGGATCCGGCCGAGTAG
- a CDS encoding low molecular weight protein-tyrosine-phosphatase, which translates to MRLLVVCLGNICRSPMAEGALRARLDASALAGRVQVDSAGTGDWHVGQPPDRRAIACAAGHGVDLGSLRARQLQRQDFDAFDWILCADEANLRDAARLATATQRERLALYLPWSGGQGERAIPDPYTGGSDHFEQVWSLVDAAAERTVARLLHHADSGIIGS; encoded by the coding sequence ATGAGGCTGCTGGTCGTCTGCCTCGGCAACATCTGCCGCTCGCCGATGGCCGAAGGCGCGCTGCGTGCCCGCCTGGATGCCTCGGCGCTGGCTGGGCGGGTGCAGGTCGATTCGGCCGGTACCGGCGACTGGCACGTGGGCCAGCCACCCGATCGGCGTGCCATTGCATGCGCGGCCGGGCATGGCGTGGACCTTGGCAGCCTGCGCGCGCGGCAGTTGCAGCGGCAGGACTTCGATGCTTTCGATTGGATCCTGTGCGCCGACGAGGCCAATCTGCGTGATGCCGCTCGCCTTGCTACCGCCACCCAGCGCGAGCGCCTGGCGTTGTACCTGCCGTGGTCGGGCGGGCAGGGCGAACGTGCGATTCCCGATCCCTATACCGGTGGCAGCGATCATTTCGAACAGGTCTGGTCGCTGGTCGACGCTGCTGCCGAACGCACCGTGGCACGCCTGTTGCATCACGCCGACTCCGGCATAATCGGGTCATGA
- a CDS encoding NAD(P)/FAD-dependent oxidoreductase translates to MPHTPPANDYDVVIVGASFGGAACALAAAQYGLRVCVLERKADLGERLHTTGIVVKEAMEQTWLGRMPDHLVQRVARVRLYAPNLHNVLLTAPGYYFLTTDTPNLMRWLASELRASGVDLRLQQSFTDACRDGDAWQVEGVGRTAYLVGADGARSRVAQRTGLGQVRDNLYGVEREFAGVQLPQGDALHCFVSRRFAPGYIGWAAQNPTGVQVGLALRHDPAHARAPDIEGFLEHVRDVVGLPHSAQVAGTRAGLVPCGLPDGPITAPGVILTGDASGVVSPLSAGGIHSSWRHGWAVGDAIGLHRRGKGPAAEQVARQAAPTFHRKRMLRWAMDHLQRDWPVNALLRTGPMRRLAEQIYFHRRGVRM, encoded by the coding sequence ATGCCTCACACTCCCCCTGCCAACGACTACGACGTGGTCATCGTCGGCGCCAGCTTTGGTGGTGCCGCCTGCGCACTTGCCGCCGCTCAGTACGGCCTGCGCGTCTGCGTGCTCGAGCGCAAGGCCGACCTTGGCGAACGCCTGCACACCACCGGTATCGTGGTGAAGGAGGCGATGGAACAGACCTGGCTGGGGCGCATGCCCGATCATCTCGTGCAACGCGTCGCACGCGTGCGCCTGTATGCGCCGAACCTGCACAACGTGCTGCTGACCGCACCGGGTTACTACTTCCTCACCACCGATACGCCGAACCTGATGCGCTGGCTGGCCAGCGAACTGCGTGCCAGTGGCGTGGACCTGCGGCTGCAGCAGTCGTTCACCGACGCCTGCCGCGACGGCGACGCGTGGCAGGTTGAAGGGGTGGGGCGCACGGCCTATCTGGTCGGCGCTGATGGCGCACGATCACGTGTTGCCCAGCGTACCGGCCTGGGCCAGGTGCGCGACAATCTGTATGGCGTCGAGCGCGAGTTTGCCGGCGTGCAGCTGCCGCAAGGCGATGCCTTGCACTGCTTTGTCAGCCGCCGGTTCGCACCCGGCTACATCGGCTGGGCCGCGCAGAATCCCACCGGCGTGCAGGTGGGATTGGCGCTGCGGCATGATCCCGCACATGCACGCGCGCCGGATATCGAGGGATTCCTTGAACACGTGCGCGACGTTGTGGGACTTCCGCACTCGGCCCAGGTTGCCGGCACCCGCGCGGGCCTGGTGCCCTGCGGGTTGCCGGATGGCCCGATCACTGCGCCGGGCGTGATCCTGACCGGTGATGCGTCAGGTGTCGTCTCGCCGCTGTCGGCCGGCGGCATCCACTCGTCATGGCGGCATGGCTGGGCGGTCGGTGATGCGATCGGGTTGCACCGGCGCGGCAAGGGGCCGGCCGCAGAGCAGGTGGCGCGTCAGGCCGCCCCCACCTTTCACCGCAAGCGCATGCTGCGCTGGGCAATGGACCACCTGCAGCGGGACTGGCCGGTCAATGCGCTGCTGCGTACCGGCCCGATGCGCCGGCTGGCCGAGCAGATCTACTTCCATCGGCGGGGCGTGCGGATGTGA